A region of Dictyostelium discoideum AX4 chromosome 1 chromosome, whole genome shotgun sequence DNA encodes the following proteins:
- the eIF4e gene encoding eukaryotic translation initiation factor 4E, whose amino-acid sequence MTTNKDVECLVEPTSNISITEENKNVTSETTTTTNNTQNKETETTDNINKEETADKENKEEQQQEENPENLIKHPLQNRWSLWYDYQSGKINPEHWVDSLKKVISFDSVEDFWCVFNNLPNVSNLKQGSSYHLFKDDIEPKWEHESNKRGGKWFVMVKDKSRCDNQWLQSVMACVGETFDSSDEICGIVYNSRKNGDKISVWTKTAQDEKATRDVGNCLKKILEIDQTIQYTPHEDFIRSSKGSKNLYEC is encoded by the coding sequence ATGACAACCAATAAAGACGTAGAGTGCTTAGTTGAACCTACCTCAAATATTTCAATCAcagaagaaaataaaaatgtaacatctgaaacaacaaccaccactaaTAATACACAAAATAAAGAAACAGAAACAAcagataatataaataaagaagaaacagcagataaagaaaataaagaagagcaacaacaagaagaaaatccagaaaatttaattaaacatCCTCTTCAAAATAGATGGTCGTTATGGTACGATTATCAAAGTGGTAAAATCAATCCAGAACATTGGGTTGactctttaaaaaaagtcATTAGCTTTGATTCAGTTGAAGACTTTTGGTGTGTATTTAACAATCTTCCAAAcgtatcaaatttaaaacaagGTAGCAGCTACCATTTATTCAAAGATGATATCGAACCAAAATGGGAACACGAATCAAATAAGAGAGGTGGAAAATGGTTTGTTATGGTCAAAGATAAGAGTCGTTGTGATAATCAATGGCTTCAAAGTGTCATGGCTTGTGTTGGTGAAACCTTTGACTCTAGTGATGAGATTTGTGGTATCGTTTATAACTCTAGAAAGAATGGTGATAAAATAAGTGTTTGGACAAAGACTGCTCAAGATGAAAAAGCAACTCGTGATGTTGGTAATTGTCTCAAAAAGATTTTAGAAATTGATCAAACTATTCAATATACTCCACATGAAGATTTTATTAGATCTTCAAAAGGTTCAAAGAATTTATATGAatgttaa
- the cshA gene encoding citrate synthase, producing MAHIDRINILANHLSKEEEEENELLTSPVSADKKKETVTVTDNRNGKSYDFKIKNDTINALNFKELQLAKGDGGLMIYDPGFQNTAVVTSYITYIDGDKGILRYRGYPIEELAERSNFLEVAYLLINGNLPNKSQLDGWSNKIMTHTFLHENLVGLMKTFRYDAHPMGMLISTVAALGTFYPEANPALAGGDIFKSENVRNKQIYRIVGKLPTIAACAWRHRIGRPYNTPVNHLGYTENFLYMLDKLSEPDYKPNPVLCRALEILFILHADHELNCSTAAMRHISSSGTDPYTSVAGAAGALYGPSHGGANEAVLDMLIHIGSKENIPQFISDVKSKKKKLMGFGHRIYKNYDPRAKIIRRVAYEVFESLGKEPLIEVATELEKQALEDEYFVSRKLYPNVDFYSGLIYKAMGFPTDMFPVLFTIPRAVGWLAHWVEHLEDPETKIYRPRQVYKGEWFRNYVPIDGRPPAKVRSQDSYSSATTKRYSKVTSH from the exons atggcACATATTGATCGTATTAATATACTTGCCAATCATCTTTCaaaggaagaagaagaagaaaatgaattattaactTCACCAGTTTCTGCTGATAAAAA aaaagagaCAGTTACAGTTACAGATAATAGAAATGGTAAAAGCTatgatttcaaaattaaaaatgacaCTATTAATGCTTTAAACTTTAAAGAATTACAATTAGCCAAAGGTGATGGTGGTTtaat gatTTATGATCCAGGTTTCCAAAATACAGCAGTTGTAACATCATACATTACATATATTGATGGTGATAAAGGAATTTTAAGATACAGAGGTTATCCAATTGAAGAATTAGCAGAAAGATCAAACTTTTTAGAGGTTGCTTATCTTTTAATCAATGGTAACTTACCAAATAAATCACAATTAGATGGTTGGagtaataaaattatgaCTCATACTTTTCTTCATGAAAATTTGGTTGGTCTTATGAAAACATTTAGATATGATGCTCATCCAATGGGTATGTTAATTAGTACTGTTGCAGCTTTAGGTACTTTTTATCCAGAAGCAAATCCTGCTTTAGCT ggtggagatatttttaaaagtgaaaatgttagaaataaacaaatttataGAATTGTTGGTAAATTACCAACAATTGCAGCATGTGCATGGAGACATCGTATTGGTCGTCCATATAATACACCAGTGAATCATTTAGGTTATACAGAGAATTTCTTGTATATGTTGGATAAATTATCAGAACCAGACTATAAACCAAATCCAGTTTTATGTCGTGCATTGGAAATTTTATTCATTCTTCATGCAGATCATGAATTAAATTGTTCAACCGCTGCAATGAGACATATTTCATCATCAGGTACCGATCCATACACAAGTGTTGCTGGTGCCGCTGGTGCATTATATGGTCCATCTCATGGTGGTGCCAATGAGGCCGTATTGGATATGTTAATTCATATCGGTTCCAAAGAGAATATTCCACAATTCATTTCAGATGTAAAGAgcaaaaagaagaaattaatgGGTTTCGGTCATAGAATCTACAAAAACTATGATCCAAGAGCCAAGATCATTCGTAGAGTAGCTTATGAAGTTTTCGAAAGTTTAGGTAAAGAACCATTGATTGAAGTAGCCACTGAGTTGGAGAAACAAGCCTTGGAAGATGAATACTTTGTAAGCAGAAAACTTTATCCAAATGTTGATTTCTACTCTGGTCTCATCTATAAAGCAATGGGTTTCCCAACTGATATGTTCCCAGTTTTATTCACTATTCCACGTGCCGTTGGTTGGTTAGCTCATTGGGTAGAACATTTAGAAGATCCAGAAACTAAAATCTATCGTCCACGTCAAGTTTACAAAGGTGAATGGTTTAGAAACTATGTCCCAATCGATGGTAGACCACCAGCTAAAGTTCGTTCTCAGGATAGTTATTCGTCTGCTACCACTAAAAGATATTCAAAAGTTACTTctcattaa
- a CDS encoding PHD zinc finger-containing protein translates to MQDTLITATVNNCNINNNNNNNNNNNNNNNSKNSKNFNTSDLYNSVSDYKVESITEFQINQINMEQQSTKKRSASTLSAPPSTSSSGEEDNIINKNNKNNNNNNNSTNNNNSSKKKKRISNETNDDDKPKRPRKNEAVCTFCEKPGELLMCDGLCLRSFHISCLKARNLYNPSSSSISPVTTIDGTVRWECNDCVSSQNSCFSCKKRGIIGIDLMKCKVHQCGKFYHYKCVADYKLAKLINTKTPRFNCPLHYCSVCEVSGDGKQSVHCFRCPTAYHVICMQPGVKMLTKTRETRKTGLVLCPKHIGEQNPHDHDQIHNHTHTHTHTSQSNISSTSSSSVPSLIISSTSAIGSINTSGEIFQSSPPSSLTRKSSIPTSIITKSINNNNNNNNNNNNNNNNNLNINNNLNINNNNNNNNNFKPIQNNIESNINPLHYLMYSTSPITSPTTLSIPTSPLSSPSYSPNYTANFKPNSFDVNQQQQQQQQQQQPIKIPKYINNFNAIKNQQKLLNTNNNTNNNIYNNINNSYNRNNQNNNLNINNINNNNNNNNDGEYDDLYDDISQYASSLMSIKDQTVSVSSFSSPSSSSSSSSRENSFSSNINNINNKTDESTIIIPESFEKMHNSDRVACLKKSLQQQMQQQQQQQQQEQLVVQPKKLDEGKLIEQFFQFSKSKNFHSQNCKNSFTPY, encoded by the exons atgcAAGATACATTAATTACCGCTACAGTAAACAATTGCAAcattaacaacaataataataataataataataataataataataataatagtaaaaatagtaaaaatttcaatacaTCTGATTTATATAACTCTGTTTCAGATTATAAAGTTGAATCAATCACCgaatttcaaattaatcaa ataAATATGGAACAACAATCAACTAAGAAACGAAGTGCATCTACACTATCAGCACCACCATCAACATCTTCATCAGGAGAAGAAgacaatattataaataaaaataataaaaataataataataataataatagtactaataataataattcatcaaaaaagaagaaaagaatttcaaat gaaacaaatgatgatgataaaccAAAAAGACCAAGAAAGAATGAAGCAGTTTGTACTTTTTGTGAAAAGCCAGGTGAATTATTAATGTGTGATGGGTTATGTTTAAGATCATTTCATATTAGTTGTTTAAAAGCCAGAAACTTATATAACCCAAgttcatcatcaatatcacCAGTTACAACAATTGATGGAACAGTTCGTTGGGAGTGTAATGATTGTGTTAGTTCTCAAAATTCATGTTTTTCATGTAAAAAGAGAGGTATAATTGGAATTGATTTGATGAAATGTAAAGTTCACCAATGTGgtaaattttatcattataaatGTGTTGCAGATTATAAACTTGCCAAACTTATTAATACTAAAACCCCACGTTTTAATTGTCCACTTCATTATTGCTCAGTTTGTGAAGTGTCTGGTGATGGTAAACAATCAGTACACTGTTTTAGATGTCCAACTGCCTATCACGTAATTTGTATGCAACCTGGTGTTAAAATGCTAACTAAAACTAGAGAAACTCGTAAAACTGGTTTAGTCTTATGTCCGAAACATATTGGTGAACAAAATCCACATGATCATGATCAAATCCATAATCATACCCACACCCACACCCATACCAGTCAATCAAATATCTCATCAACCTCATCTTCATCAGTACCTTCATTAATTATCTCATCAACTTCTGCCATTGGTAGTATAAATACAAGTGGTGAAATTTTccaatcatcaccaccatcatcattaactAGAAAATCATCAATTCCAACTAGTATTATCAcgaaatcaattaataataataataataataataataataataataataataataataataatttaaatattaataataatttaaatattaataataataacaataataataataattttaaaccaattcagaataatattgaatcaaatattaatccATTACATTATTTAATGTATTCAACATCACCAATCACATCACCAACAACTTTATCAATTCCAACATCACCATTATCCTCACCATCATATTCACCAAATTATACAGCAAACTTTAAACCAAATTCTTTTGATgttaatcaacaacaacaacaacaacaacaacaacaacaaccaatcaAAATaccaaaatatattaataattttaatgctattaaaaatcaacaaaaattattaaataccaataataataccaataataatatttataataatattaataatagttataatagaaataaccaaaataacaatttaaatattaataatattaataataataataataataataatgatggtgaatATGATGATTTATATGATGATATTTCTCAATATGCATCAAGTTTAATGTCAATTAAAGATCAAACAGTTTCAGTTTCCTCATTCTCATCACCATCCTCATCCTCATCCTCATCAAGTAGAGAAAATTCATTctcatcaaatattaataatattaataacaaaacTGATGAATCCACAATCATAATACcagaatcatttgaaaaaatgCATAATAGTGATAGAGTAGCTTGCCTTAAGAAatcattacaacaacaaatgcagcagcaacaacaacaacaacaacaagaacaacttGTTGTTCAACCAAAAAAATTAGATGAaggtaaattaattgaacaaTTCTTTCAATTTTCCAAATCCAAAAACTTCCATAGccaaaattgtaaaaattcTTTCACcccatattaa
- the gefV gene encoding RasGEF domain-containing protein (Similar to LRR), whose product MGNINSICLNNNGKYRIDSISCSLEGCKLNSKELVENMVALVDKYPLTQLLIIRECKLKQIPVNITNLSNLSELILSDNKLSQLPWSLPPPFKPNTLLSMASITNENLVRLDLSNNRFTEFPSSVFVLPNLKQLILCNNQLTNMNVTLCGGTSNNNGAHQPHIACQLEELKLSNNNFTIFPSIIGDQLTTLKSLDLSGNTITSLPNSFSNLVSLTSLNLKSNKFTCFPPSLCTLDKLVHLNLSCNQILVSPSDHTLGVSLLPSLEKLELQHNRFAHFPMDILEIVSLRVLKLQDNDIDKIPDKIGNLLNLNELFLSENKITQLPSTIGELINLRKLYLEYNKIGSLPQEFSKLSKLNILILHNNDLKFVPDQLHSLSQLLRLSLDENQLSSSDQKLIKSEGSLALIKRKNKLNYGSTMNGTGTTSSSGSASTSTHGSINKTTDILLSSVTLNNSILNQINNNNNNNNNNNNNNNNNNNSSNNNSGTNSLSSTPNGTGKSKKKLTHLTISRSLFRGNSSNLESEKEDFINKKQQQQQQQQQQQQQQQQQQQQQQQQQQQQQQQQQQLGSTASPSTASPITSHITVNSTVLDFEDDIQKMQLGLEALSNLETSIGSNNSGGGDSMNGSGGNINNSGGSGSGCGTISGSTTKQRRGSVFLPPTNAFKLSPNVVSSSYNTLPASVMSGLLQQQNLENGGVGSGSGSGSPIISANSICNSNSSSSNSLLKPPIINTTNLSTSPNLLSQSSTSFLNLPPLNQSSTNSFLPPQHQHHHHHSNLSQSLSINNLAHRLPTSLSSSSLSSNNTYDSLQFQQQQQHHHHNHNNHQNSNQPLATIVPSFSKFKNSFDQLLEEQDFSKKKRETLQKLSKEQKWNLLLQYRNSTLNMLNMKEHSNNSNNNQSIKNSTIIASTTTTTTTNGESLDGSSIQQQITKNSNFQSSRFYIDNLTSKTDISLVKEVHDFLKESGPEVSIFIGMGGIESLLGILQFNLDNAQLQFDEEKVGYCLLCLKILVECTAKSVITTNNSLNLVTMFLTSASKYIIDIIIDIYDELLRLQVIGVSVVLDSLINFQKVKGLSSPYVPLVALLRNPIIEMPTKTTVFKIINFLIYSFSVLEERFSVICSLLKVGILEVIGMFRALPHTSYSLRFELDLFEEVLDSDESELVKKIGRKEVLKRMSNEDNDLSKQSSKQSMDFVRVVMVSAGYGDLKIDLDERTSYANVIDFIQSNYQIKYSIDRYGLFVPAIGSLVLDGSILQSSGSQSRWVDPSKSLIDNGLSNEIVEFKMKPMQIQVLQSVVVVVATNHQKEDIIKEFTIDPQLKCFEIVQYLRTRLDSSSPAFQRKISVLTEDEDEDYESDIYGVYCFSSLESYDQGSWYPLNSRFLDFNPTNTPTIIDVKLMERPLRVLFSGTEKLMKFNPYVPVSELIKEIKNEIHLKINIEDYGISYVPNVSSSNLSSLIIEETWLDPTKTLLDHNDMKCSVVQFKFKPRTVSVMVLVESGIEIPTTDTPYQFVNTNSISEIIEKICTPHQLNPLSHSLYISDCQGQKIKLLSRQNCLRDQQVNNGDHLIITSKQKDLPSDFNVWDEPNDSSETITYSKDRRVSSVTLNKLIEKLTSPEYTQDSEMKTIFLSSYRSIITPSVLLSKLMERHTIPTLVDKERGKLIQRKTRLLIKSWLELETTKNREEVITLLVQNMPAQSIEDDGLKELTELFVDLSTKSYSSILPIVIGELPKCKIPKIIDSYVTFADMDEIEIARQLSLLTFPLYSRIETSELLNQRWSKPGGGPNIMSVVGLFNKISNWVSFTIVNQPKLRDRAVVYGKMVKIANAFYELRNYHLLMAIISGLNASPVLRLKYTKGKLSKNLKDNLDTLEELMSTQSSMKNYRADLAAASPPAIPFMGFHLSDLVFIDEGNQQLCDSRINFKKLEMYKKTIATLQNFSLFPYQFTPVPIIQNYFLDYKIVADKPIYEMSLSAEPRNAERYDIQ is encoded by the coding sequence atgggaaatataaattcaatttgtttaaataataatggaaaatatagaattgattcaatttcatgTTCATTAGAAGGATGTAAATTAAATAGTAAAGAATTGGTTGAAAATATGGTAGCATTAGTTGATAAATATCCATTAACACAACTTTTAATTATAAGGGAATGTAAATTGAAACAAATACCAGTTAATATAAccaatttatcaaatttaagtgaattaatattaagtGATAATAAGTTATCACAATTACCATGgtcattaccaccaccatttaaACCTAatacattattatcaatGGCATCAATTACCAATGAGAATTTGGTTAGATtggatttatcaaataatcgATTTACAGAGTTCCCTTCAAGTGTATTTGTTTTACCAAATTTGAAACAATTAATACTATGTAATAATCAACTCACCAATATGAATGTAACATTATGCGGAGgaacatcaaataataatggagcGCATCAACCACATATAGCATGCCAATTGGAGGAGTTGAAATTGTCAAATAACAATTTCACAATATTTCCCTCAATCATAGGTGACCAATTAACAACCTTGAAATCATTGGATCTCTCTGGAAACACTATAACCTCATTACCAAACTCGTTCTCAAATTTGGTGTCTTTGACatcattgaatttaaaatccAATAAATTCACTTGTTTTCCACCAAGTCTTTGCACATTGGATAAATTGGTACATTTAAATCTATCATGTAATCAAATACTAGTCAGTCCATCAGATCATACATTGGGTGTGAGTTTATTACCATCCTTGGAGAAACTGGAATTACAACATAATCGTTTCGCTCATTTTCCAATGGACATTTTAGAGATTGTCTCGTTGAGAGTATTAAAACTTCAAGATAACGATATTGATAAAATACCAGATAAAATCGGTAaccttttaaatttgaatgaattatttttatcagaGAATAAAATCACTCAATTACCTTCAACCATTGGTGAACTAATAAATTTAAGAAAACTTTATTtagaatataataaaatcgGTTCATTACCACAAGAATTTTCAAaactttcaaaattaaatattttaatacttcataataatgatttaaaatttgtaccAGATCAATTACATTCACTATCACAATTATTAAGATTATCATTAGATGAGAATCAATTATCTTCATCtgatcaaaaattaattaaatctgaaGGTTCTTTAgcattaataaaaagaaaaaataaattaaattatggTAGTACAATGAATGGTACTGGTACAACAAGTTCAAGTGGTTCTGCTAGTACTAGTACTCAtggttcaattaataaaacaactgatattttattatcaagtgttactttaaataatagtatacttaatcaaataaataataataataataataataataataataataataataataataataataataatagtagtaacaataatagtggtaCAAATAGTTTAAGTAGTACACCAAATGGTACAggtaaatcaaaaaagaaattaactCATTTAACAATTTCAAGATCATTATTTCGTGGtaattcatcaaatttagagagtgaaaaagaagattttataaataaaaaacaacaacaacaacagcaacagcaacaacaacaacaacaacagcaacagcaacaacaacaacaacaacagcaacaacaacaacaacaacaacagcaacaacaacttgGATCAACAGCATCACCATCAACAGCATCACCAATAACAAGTCATATTACAGTGAATAGTACAGTTTTAGACTTTGAAGATGATATACAGAAAATGCAATTAGGTTTAGAggcattatcaaatttagagACGAGTAttggtagtaataatagcggtggtggtgatagtatgaatggtagtggtggtaatattaataatagtggtggtagtggtagtggttgtGGTACTATTAGTGGTAGCACTACAAAACAAAGAAGAGGTAGTGTTTTCTTACCACCAACAAAtgcatttaaattatcaccaaATGTGGTTAGTTCAAGTTATAATACATTACCAGCATCTGTAATGAGTGGTTTATTACAGCAACAGAATCTTGAGaatggtggtgttggtagTGGATCAGGATCAGGCTCACCAATAATTAGTGCAAATAGTATatgtaatagtaatagtagtagtagtaattcattattaaaacctCCAATTATCAATACAACCAATTTAAGTACAtcaccaaatttattaaGTCAATCTTCAacaagttttttaaatttaccaccattaaatcaatcttcaacaaattcatttttaccaccacaacaccaacaccaccaccaccattcaaatttatcacaatcattatcaattaataatttagcaCATCGTTTACCaacttcattatcatcatcatcactatcatcaaataatacctATGATAGTTTACAattccaacaacaacaacaacaccatcaccacaatcataataatcatcaaaattcaaatcaacCATTAGCAACAATTGTaccatcattttcaaaatttaaaaactcaTTTGATCAATTATTAGAAGAACAAGATTTtagtaaaaagaaaagagaaacacttcaaaaattatcaaaagaaCAAAAATGGAATTTATTACTTCAATATAGAAATTCAACTTTAAATATGTTAAATATGAAAGAGcattcaaataatagtaataataatcaatcaattaaaaattcaactaTAATagcatcaacaacaacaacaacaacaacaaatggtGAATCATTGGATGGTTCatcaattcaacaacaaattacaaaaaattcaaattttcaaTCATCAAGAttttatattgataatttaacaaGTAAAACAGATATTTCATTAGTAAAAGAAGTTCATGactttttaaaagaaagtGGACCAGAGGTATCAATATTTATTGGTATGGGTGGTATTGAAAGTTTATTAGgaattttacaatttaatttagaTAATGCGCAATTACAATTTGATGAAGAAAAAGTTggttattgtttattatgtTTAAAGATATTGGTTGAATGTACAGCGAAATCAGTGATTACAACTAATAACTCATTGAATTTAGTTACCATGTTTTTGACATCTGCAAGTAAATATATCATTGATATCATCATTGATATCTATGATGAACTGCTAAGATTACAAGTTATTGGTGTTAGTGTTGTATTggattcattaattaattttcaaaaagtgAAAGGATTGAGTTCACCTTACGTACCATTGGTTGCATTACTAAGAAATCCAATCATTGAAATGCCAACTAAAACAACggttttcaaaattatcaacttTTTAATCTACTCATTTAGTGTGCTTGAAGAGAGATTCTCTGTAATTTGCTCACTATTAAAAGTTGGTATTTTAGAAGTGATTGGTATGTTTAGAGCACTACCTCATACATCATATAGTTTAAGATTTGAATTGGATCTATTCGAAGAGGTATTGGATAGTGATGAGAGTGAATTGGTAAAGAAAATCGGTAGAAAAGAGGTGTTAAAGAGAATGAGtaatgaagataatgatCTCTCTAAACAATCATCAAAACAATCAATGGATTTCGTTAGGGTTGTAATGGTTTCTGCGGGTTATGGTGATTTAAAGATTGATTTAGATGAGAGAACTTCCTATGCCAATGTTATAGATTTCATTCAATcaaattatcaaatcaaGTATAGCATTGATAGATATGGTTTATTCGTACCTGCAATTGGGTCATTGGTATTGGATGGTTCAATTTTACAATCATCAGGCTCACAATCACGTTGGGTTGATCCAAGTAAATCATTGATTGACAATGGACTAAGCAATGAAATCGTTGAATTCAAAATGAAACCAATGCAAATTCAAGTACTTCAAtcagtggtggtggtggtggctACCAATCATCAAAAGGaagatattattaaagaGTTTACAATTGATCCACAATTGAAATGTTTTGAAATCGTTCAATATCTTCGTACAAGATTAGATAGTTCTTCACCAGCTTTTCAAAGAAAGATTTCAGTTCTAACAgaggatgaagatgaagattatGAATCAGACATCTATGGCGTCTATTGTTTTAGTAGTTTAGAAAGTTATGATCAAGGTAGTTGGTATCCATTGAATTCCAGATTCTTGGATTTCAATCCAACCAATACTCCAACCATTATTGATGTTAAACTTATGGAAAGACCCCTACGTGTACTATTTAGTGGTACTGAAAAGCTAATGAAATTCAATCCATACGTACCGGTTTCAGAGTTAATCAAAGAGATAAAGAATgaaattcatttgaaaattaatatcgAAGATTATGGTATCTCTTATGTACCAAATGTTTCAAGTTCAAATCTATCATCATTAATCATAGAGGAGACATGGTTAGATCCAACCAAAACACTATTGGATCATAATGATATGAAATGTTCAGTTgtacaatttaaatttaaaccacGTACTGTATCAGTTATGGTATTGGTTGAAAGTGGTATTGAAATACCAACCACTGACACTCCTTATCAATTTGTAAATACTAATTCAATCTCtgaaatcattgaaaagATTTGTACACCACATCAATTGAATCCTCTATCACATTCACTCTATATTTCCGATTGTCAAGGTCAGAAAATTAAACTATTATCACGTCAAAATTGTTTACGTGATCAACAAGTTAACAATGGtgatcatttaataataacttcAAAACAAAAGGATCTTCCATCAGATTTCAATGTTTGGGATGAACCAAACGATTCAAGTGAAACCATTACCTATTCAAAGGATCGTAGAGTTTCTTCTGTAAccttaaataaattaattgaaaagttAACATCACCAGAGTATACTCAAGATAGTGAAATGAAAACTATATTCCTAAGTTCCTATCGTTCAATTATAACACCATCGGTGCTATTAAGTAAACTTATGGAAAGACATACAATACCAACATTGGTCGATAAAGAAAGGggtaaattaattcaaagaaAAACTAGACTCTTAATTAAATCTTGGTTAGAATTGGAAACTACAAAAAATCGTGAAGAAGTTATAACTTTATTAGTTCAAAATATGCCTGCTCAATCGATTGAAGATGATGGTTTAAAAGAGTTGACCGAACTATTTGTAGATTTATCAACAAAATCTTACTCTTCAATACTTCCAATTGTAATTGGTGAATTACCAAAATGTAAAATCCCAAAAATCATTGACTCCTATGTAACATTTGCCGATATGGATGAGATTGAAATAGCAAGACAATTATCACTCCTCACATTCCCTTTATATTCTAGAATTGAAACTTCGGAACTTTTAAATCAACGTTGGTCAAAACCAGGTGGTGGTCCAAATATTATGTCTGTCGttggtttatttaataaaatttcaaattgggTTTCATTTACAATTGTTAATCAACCAAAACTTAGAGATAGAGCCGTTGTCTATGGTAAAATGGTTAAAATTGCCAATGCTTTCTATGAACTTCGTAATTATCATCTCTTAATGGCAATTATTTCCGGTTTAAATGCTTCTCCTGTACTTAGATTAAAATATACCAAAGGTAAACTTTCAAAAAATCTTAAAGATAATCTTGATACCTTGGAAGAGTTAATGTCAACTCAATCCtcaatgaaaaattatagaGCAGATTTAGCTGCTGCTAGTCCTCCAGCAATTCCATTTATGGGCTTTCATTTATCTGATCTAGTTTTCATCGATGAAGGTAATCAACAATTATGTGACTCtagaattaatttcaaaaaattggaaatgtataaaaaaacaattgcaACACTTCAAAATTTCTCACTTTTCCCTTATCAATTCACTCCTGTTCCAATCATtcaaaattactttttaGATTATAAAATTGTTGCTGATAAACCGATTTATGAAATGAGTTTATCTGCTGAACCAAGAAATGCTGAAAGATATGatattcaataa